The Oryza brachyantha chromosome 6, ObraRS2, whole genome shotgun sequence region AACCCACTGCATTATTGCCAGAGGAAGTTAAAGGCACTCCAACCCCTTCTGGAGGAGATAAAGATGAAACGGTTAAAACACCCCTGGCTGAAGACATATATGCTGGAACAGTAACTACCTCAGGCAGTGGCAGCTCACATCTGCCAAAGATAGCTCATATTGAAAATGCTGGATTTGTTCAAGGAAGCATTGATCAAAATGTGTCTGCATCTACACCTATCATACCCATGGTTTCAGAAGGGTTATTGAAAGTTTCAGAGGTTCTGATTGCAGATAAACCTGCTGAGAAGCAAGGTGCTTCTCGTCGCCGCAGAAAGAGAACATCAGGTAGTGAGGACACTGGAGTGAGCACTAGGCAAAGATCAGCTAGCAAGAGATTGTATGGTACTCCTGAGACAGCTGATAATGCAGGTGTTAGCATGAGCACAGGGGAGAAAATAGGGGCAGTGAAGGAAATAGATGGTACTTCACTTCAAGATGCTTCTAAGGGATTACCAAATATTATCTCTCCACCATATGAGAAATCTGGACATGACTCTCAACCAAGTACGCCGATAGCTGTTCCCATTAATGAAGCTACACTTCCTAGTGAATTCAGCGAAGCCCGTGCTGCTCATTCGGACATACCTACTGCCAAAGAATCTACCAATTCTGTTGGCCATGATAAAGTAGTAGGTGCACACATGCAAGCACCTCCATCTGTTTCATTCCAGGCTCAGGTGCAGTATGAGACACAGAAGGATTATGTGGGAGCACATTCTGGAGTCAGAACTACTCATACGGAAACAATTACTACCCAATCATCAGTGAATCCTGTTATTGATAATAAACTAGCAAACGTCCAGTTTGAAGCACATGCTTCACTTCTTACTTCAAGCAGGGATATCACCACAGTGCCATCCGAGGTCCATAGTGCTGCTCCGAGCAAGGCACCAGGTAGGAGGAAAGGTTCAGCTCGGGAGCCCTGCACCAGAAGTACTTTTGCAACAGTTGCACCTGAGCGCCGTGGTCGACTTGCTGGACCGAAGCAACCAGATGATACAGAAAAGGTAGAGATATCAGGAAACCTGAGCTCTGCCGTTTGCGCTTTACCTACACAGCAACAGGAAGACACCACATTGAAAGCTGCTACTGCTGTTGGTGAAGAACAGAACAATGCTGACAATCGTGTGTGCGAAGTGTCAAGCTCTGTAGTCTGTGCTTTACCTACACAACAACAGGAAGACACCACATTGAAAGCTGCTCATGCTACTGCTTCTGTTGGTGAAGAACAGAACAATGCTGACAATCGTGTGTGCGAAGTGTCAAGCTCTGTAGTCTGTGCTTTACCTACACAACAACAGGAAGACACCACATTGAAAGCTGCTCATGCTACTGCTTCTGTTGCTGAAGAACAGAACAATGCTGACAATCGTGTGTGCAAAGTGTCAGTTCCAGCAGGCATATTGGAGGCAAGGTCAGAACTGCCAAACCAAACTGCCAGCCAAGCAGGTGCTGCATGTACCGAGGAAAAAGGTGCTGACTTGAGCACTCGGATTCCAGCATTGGATGAAGCATCTGGAGAAAGAGAGCTTCCTGGAGGTACACTCCCTCCACCCCCTGCATCCATGTATACACCTGTGCACACACAATTGCATACTGTCTTTCTTGATCCATATGGGAAGAGTAATAATGGAGTATGCCCtttgttgttatttttctttgtccAATAATAAAAGTTAGCTTACATTACTCATGGTGAAATTACTATGCTCTTTTCAGGTTTTCAGGTTCATAATTCAGAGCAGGAACCACAGATGGTTTCGGCAGCAAAACCAGAATCTGCAAATGATGAGGAACGTAAGGTGCATGAAGTACATCAAATAGTTGCTGATCACAATGTACTTCCATCTAGCGCACAGGATGGGCTGCAGGATAACATTGGTAGTGGTGTGGACGTGTACCTGGACTCTTGTGATAAAATTACTAGTTATGAAGCAGAACAAGATGATTCTACCATGGTTATTGCAGCAGATGACCAAACCCCTTGCAATGTCTCAGATAAGGATACTCTAGCCTCAACAGAAGATGATGGAAATGGTCTGCAAAGTGAATGTGTTCCTGTTGATTTGATTGGTGCTAAGCAAGATAATACAATGCAAGAGTCAAATCAACCAAAAGAACAAGGGGAGTGCTTAGAGATTATTGGGTCTAAATTTGCATTGGAGACGAAACTGGAAAAAACAGAAGAAGCTGTGGATAAGAGTGGTGGTGACAATCTACCATGTATTGAGAAAATTGATGATTCTCACATTGAAAGGTCGTCTCCTTCACCAGACAAAAATGAGAATAGTCCTGCCCAAGTAGCTGATGGGGGTCAAGCGGGAACTGAAACAACTATGGTGGAAGCCGTTTCTGCTATGAGTTCTGATGGCTCACAGGATGCTCACAATGCCACCCATGACTTGTCAACCAATGATACTGTTTATTGTGAAGAACAAAAGGATCCTGAGATTCATTTATCTGGTGAAGTGTCAATCTCAGGAGGACTCTTGGAGCTCAAGTTAGAGTCGCTAAACCAATCGGAATCTGCTTGCCAATCTTGTGAAGTAACTGTGCAAGATATAAATGCCACCTTGAACAATCAGATTTCTGCATTGACTGaatcagaagaaaaaagatcgTCTGGGCATGTGCTtggtactctctctctctctctcacacacgcacacacacacacaaacactcTCAGGTGACATTTTATGTTTTGGTAGAGTTGATTTGCTGTATGCAAATCTCTGAagcattcaatctacatctaAAACAGTTATTTGTTTGCTGTTTCCGTAATCTCTGTGCAGATACTGAACACATCAGGCACGAAGTACTTCGTGATACTGTTGATGACACTTCATCTCCATCCAGTGGGGAGCAGGACAAGCTGCAAGTTCATATTGATACTAACACTGATGTAGACATGCCTTGTTCTCAAAGAAGTGCAGATTCTGAGggtgaaaaggaaaaggatcATCCTACTGATATTGTTTTAGTAGGTTGTGAAGGCCCTTGTGATGTCTCAGGTAAGGATAAGCTATCCCCTTGTGACACCTCAGGTAAGGATACAGCTGCCCCTACAGAAGGTGAACTCAATTGTCTGCAAAGTGAAGATACCGTCATTCATGTGGCTGGTGCTAAGCATGAGACTCTGCAAGTCGAAGCTATTAGGAATGATATATCTATGGGCTCTTCACATGCCTTACCTGCTATGATACAATCAACTGACTCAAATCTTCTTGAAGAAGAAGGGGAGAGCTTAGAAATTACTGACTCTAAATTTCCATGTGCGATGGAACAGGAGAAAATGGAAGAAAGCTTGGATAAGAGTGTCACTGACGATCAAACCTGCAGTCAGATAAATGATGATTCGAACAATATGGATTCACAAAAAGTGGATAGTTCTTTCCAGGCAGCTGATGGTGGTGATTTTTCGGTAAGTAAAGGAACCAATGCTGAAACTGCCACTGCTATAAATACCGATGTGTCGGATGAAGGTATCAATGTGCCATCCACTCATTCTGTTAAAGAGGCTAGCACAGTAGAAACCACCACTGCTATAAATACTGATGTGTCAGATGAAGCTATCAATGTGCCATCCACTCATTCTGTTAAAGAGGCTAGTACAGTAGAAATTGGTGCATCTACTAATGACATTGCTCCTGCATGCGAATTAAGCAAGGATTTTGAGAGTCATGTATCTGGTGAGGTGTCAAAACCAGAACCCAGGTTAGAAGAGCTGAACCAATCAAAATCTGTTTCCCAGTCTGTTGCAGCAAATGCTGAAGAAACAAGTACCCAATTGAACATTGAAACTCCTGTACTGCATGAATCAGAAAGTAAATCACCTGAATGTGATGCGCGTGGtactctctccctccccccctCGCTCTCattctctcacacacacatacacatcCGCGTGCACGCATGTAAGCACACCAAGTGCAGATGAGAAGAGTATGCTCTTCTGTATTGTTTTCCATAGATTGGCAACACTGAGCCTGGTTACTCATGCACATCTGTGCCTTTTCAGGTAATGAAAATCAAAAATTAGTGCAGACTTCAGCTGCAGAAACATCCATAGAAGGTGTGCAttctatttaaaattcatagctagttattatatttgtacatACAAATAATGTAATATCTGTACAGGTCATCAAGAAGATACTTGTGAAGTAGTTCATACGATTGATTGTTCTATAGTTTCACCATTTGGGGATCAGGAGATTCAGGACATACCACGTGAGAGAATTGATAGTGACACAGATTTTGGCATATCCGCCTGTAAAAGAAGTGCAGCTTTTGACTGTGACAAGGACCTCCCTGctgaaattaatttaacagGCAGCCAAGCAACTTGCGATGTCCCTGATAAGGCCACTCCTGTGCCCACAATAGATGATTGCAATCAAGAAACCGAAGATACTGTAATGGATGTGATTGATGCTGAGGAAGGCACTATGGAAGTTGAAGCTATGCAGCTTGATGATATATCCAAAAGCTCTTCTAGTAATTCTCAAGCTGCTTTACAATCAAGTCACTCAAATCAGCATGTGAATGGTGACTCTAAATTTGAACCATCAAAGAAACAGGACAAAACTGATGAAACTTCCAACGAGAGTAGAGGTGACAATCCAACCCATATTTGTACTAATGATGATTCCCATGACAAGAATTTAGTAGGATATTCTCCTTCAGAAGACTTAAATGAGGGCAATCCTGCCCACTTAGCTGATGGTGGCAATTTAGTGGGAGGCAATGATACTACTACTGCATGTGCCGACGGCTTAAATGAGCTTACCTCTGGCAGTTATGTTGCCTTATCTTCTAGCCTTGTGGTGCAAGATATAACATCCATCTCGAAAATGGAGTCTGTGCAAGCTGGTGGTGAGGAAATCCATCATGACTGCCCTGATGAAAACCATTCTGCTGCAATGATACCAGTGGTTGGTACTGACATTATGGAAAATGTTTCTGCTGCTTCTACACGAACTATCACCATCCAACCAGATACTGAAACTGAAGCTGCCACATCTTTGACTGTTTTGGAAGGGTCTATAGCAGAGAAAGTTGGTACACAAGTACAGAGTGGTCATGATCTGATGACTAGTATAGCTCCATCACCAGCTCCTTTACCTGGTGAcattcatgcatgcactgATGTATCATATCCTGTGGGGGTATCAGAGTCAACGCTAGAGTCACCAAACCACACTACTGGCCACTTAGACGAAGCTTGTACAGAGGCACAAAATGCTTCCTTGAGCACTCAAGTCCCTGTTTTGCCTGAATTGgagcaaagaaaattttctggAAGTGATACAGATGGTACTGTCTCTCTTACACATACACAAATGTTTTCTTCTCGTCTTGGATGAATTATGTGCTACCTgctattattttgttgttcaCTAGTAGCAAAGGCTTGAACTAATCATTCACATCTATGCCTTCTATTTTCAGGGAAGATCATTATTGCAGAGCTAGCATCTGCCAGTGAACATGATAAGGTGCATGAAGTAGACAATGAAACTGGCAATGATAATATACTTCCATCTAGTGTGACAGAAGATGCACTGCAGGGTGAAATTGGTGGCTGTGCTGACATGGACGGTCATATAATTACTGAGAGTTCTGAAGCAGAAAACAATGATTCTACTGTGGCTACTATAGCTAACAAACCAATAGCTTTTGACACCTCAGATAAGGATACTCCGCCCGCAGAAGATGGCAATGTTCTGCAACATGAAAGTACAGCCGTGGATGTGACTGGTtctaatgaaaataatttggaaGCTGAAGAGAGGCAGATTGATGATATTTCTAGAATCTCTTCTAGTCATTTGGCTGCTGCTTTACAATCAACTGAGTCAAACCACCCTACAGAACATGCTGCCCCTGTAGAAGATGATGGTAATGGTCTGCAAAGTGAAGCTACTGCTGTTGATGTAGCTGATTCTAAGGAAGATATTATGGAAGTTGAAGATAAGCAGATTGCTGATATTTCTGGAAGCTCTTCTAGTTATTTGCCTGCTGCTTTACATTTGACTGAGTCAAATCTGCCTGCAGAACATGCTGCCCCCACTGAAGATGGTGGCAAGGGTCTACAAAGTGAAGATACTGCTGTTGATGTATCTGATTCTAAGGAAGATAATATGGAAGTGGAAGATAAGTTGATTGATGATATCCATATAGGCTCATCTAGCTTTCTGCCTGGCACTGCAGAATCAGCTGAATTAAATCAACCTGTAGAACGAAGTGAAGGTGCTGCTGTTGATGTGGCTGGTTCTAAGGGAGATGATATGGAAGTTAAAGGGGAAAAGATTTATGATATCTCTAGAGGCTCATGTAACTTTCTGCCTGGCGCTCTAGTATCAGCTGAGTTAAATCAACCTGCAGGACATGCTGCTCCCACTGAAGATGATGGCAATGATCTGCAAAGTGAGGGTACTGCTGTTGATGTGGTTGGTTCCAAGGAAGACAATATGGAAATCAAAGAGAAGATGGATGATATCTCTAGAAGCCCATCTAGTCATTTGCCTGGTAACTCACAGTCAGCTGAGTCAAATCAGCCTGCAGTGCAAGAGAATTCAGAGAATAGTGGTGCTGTGGATGCTGCTGTCCCTTCCTCCCACACCACATTAAGTAGCTCCAAATTTGCATGTGTGCAAGAACTGGAAAAGGTGGATGAAACCTTGCGAAAGAGTGGTGATGACAATTCAACCTGTTTACAGACAAATGATGATGCTCAGAATAAGGCTTCAGGAAATTATTGTACTTTAGaagacaaaaaagaaaacagttCTGCCCAAGTAGCCAATCATGGTGATTTATTGCTAAGTAAAGGAACTAGTGTTGATGACCTTGATGGCTGTGAGGAAGGTCACAGTGGCTTGTCCACCCATTCCAATGAAGTGGCCAGCCTGGTAGAAATTGACAAGCGTACTAATGATACTACTAGTGGCAGTGAATTGCACGTGGATCCTGAAAGTCATGTATCCCATGAAGTTACTACTGGCAGTGACTTGCACGTGGATCCTGAAAGTCATGTATCCCATGAAGTGTCAATGCCAGTTGTACCATCAGAGCTCACAGTAGAATTACCAAACCAATCGGAACCTGCTTGTCAGTTTGGGACAGTAATCGTTGAGGAATCAAATGCCATCTTGAGCGTTCAGATTCCTGCATTAGCTGAATCAGAAGATACCACATCACCTGGAGGTGTCATGCACGGTACACTCTTTTCTTTCAAGAGTGTGGATTGTTAATTCTTGATCCTTCAAATTATATCTTTTATGTTCTGCTAGAGTTCGAACTGGAGGAGTTTGCTCTTCTGTTGTTCCCTTCGGTTAGTACTGGCAGTTACTGAAAcgcaatttgttttttttttcaggtacAGAAGTTCATGTTTCAGAACAAGTGAATATAGGTCCTGCTGCAGAGCCAACATCTACAAAAGGTCTGCTTGTTTAAAATTATGCGCTAATCCAACCGTTTCCTTTATAGATGTTGTTTTCGTGGCTGAACTTCTGACTAGACTAATATGCACACAAAAAAGCTCATAGATCCAGCATGTCAACATTATATTAGTAGAATCGTCATCAAAATTACTTCTAGACTACAACTATATGTTTCTACTTTGCCcatacatataattaaaaataattgccGGATGGGTGTATGGGAGGCGTCTTTAAAGACAACTGGAAGGGTACAGAGGtggtaaattaatttagatgtTTACAATACTAGGATAGTTATTCATTAGTTTATCAATTTTCTGTACAGATCATGATATGCATGAAGTTGATAAAGAGACTGTCCATTGTACAATATCTCCCCCTATAGGGGATCAGGACAATCTGCAAGACAACGTTGATGGCAAGACAGATGTTCTGTCAGCTCACCAGCCACATTCAGATTTTGTGAGTGGAAATGACCATTCTACTGAGACTGATTTAGCAGGCAGTCAGACACCTTATGATACCTCAGATAAGGAAGATACTACTGCTGATTTGGTTGGTGCCAAGCAAACCGCTATAGAGGTCGAAGAAATGCAGATTGATGGTATTCCTGAATGCCCTTCTAGCAACTTGCCTGCTGTTTTACAGTCAACTGACTCAAATCAGCCAACAGAAGAGGAGAGATTAGAAGATAGTGACTCTAAATTTGCATCAACCAATGAACAGGGCACTTCCGACATGAGTGGTGGTGATAATGCAAAGTGTAGTCTTACCAATGACGATTCTCGAACTATGAATTTAGTAGGATATTCTCCATCAGAAGACTCAAATGACGATGATTCTGCCCAAGttggtgatggtgatgatggtgatggtgtACTGGGAAATAAAGAAGGCACTGATGACGTTATCTCTGCTGCATGCACCAACGATGTATCAGCGTTGAAGACTGAATCAATGGATCCTCATGGTTCTGTCGAAGTTAATCATGACTACCCTGATGACACCATTCAATCTGCTGCAACGGCTGCTGCCGTCAAACAAGAGAGTGGTACTGAAGAGTGCGCCGCTTCTGTTCCTGCTTCGGAAAGCTGTATATCAAAGGAAACTGTTACACCGCCAGATTGCGGTGATGATCAAGTAGCTATGAAAGCACCTCATCCGCCGACGCCATTATCTGATGGTACGGATGTATCTGCTGATGTGCAAATCCAAGCAGGGGTATCAGAGGCAAAGCTAGAGCAGCCGAACGAAATGACTAGTCCAGCATCAGGTGCTGCTGCCGAAGAAAACAATCCTACTGTGAGCACTCAGATTCCTACTGAGACTGAATCAGAAGATAGAACACCTGCCGGAAGTACGATTCAAGGTACTCCACACAATATTCGTCTCTATCCATATTAGTGTATGCTCTTTGCTGTTAATTCTCCATACAAGTGGCTCACACTACTTGCGcatattatttgtttctttagGTACTGAGGTTGACAGCGCTGAGCAAGAAACAAAGGTTGCCTCGGACCAACCAGCACCTGCAAGTGATAGTGTACTTCCGTCTACTGAGCCACAGGATACAGTTGCTGATGATAGTGTACTTCCGTCTACTGAGCGAAAGGATACAGTGGACGATAAAATTGATAGCAGTGCTGATGATAGTGTACTTCAGTCTACTGAGCCACAGGTTACAGTGGACGATAAAATTGATAGCAGTGCTGATGATAGTGTACTTCAGTCTACCGAGCCACAGGTTACAGTGGACGATAAAATTGATAGCAGTGGTGATGTTAGTGTACTTCAGGCTACTGAGCAACAGGTTCCAGTGGACGATAAAATTGATAGCAGTGGTGATGTTAGTGAGAAGTAGATTGTGGCAGTTATGTAAATGATCATACTCGGACCGAGGTGTAAATGTTTCTGCTGAACTGACAGCAGTCCCACTACTATAATTCCTTTAGTTAATGTTATCCCATTTTATGCAATTATGCTAATACCTTGATATGAGATTGATTAGGTGTCCGATCTTTTGATAGATTCAATTTGGCCAGATGAATACATTCATGTTCATGTTTTGAGGTTTTTGATCAGCTAATCGTCACATTTAATAGGTACATGCGCACGTCTGTTATCAACTGCTCTTGCGTAATCGTCCTCACCATGATTCGGGTTTTGCTCCTGTAAAACAATTCTGGAGATAAGTGATTAAGCACTGGAAATTTAGGTTCCAGAACAAGCTAAACGCAAACCTAAAATGGAGATAAATGATTTACACCTAAAAGCCAAATAATTGGCTCGTATACTATGAATCAAACACTCGATGCAcgatatataacatatataacacaCTTTTTCATAGAATTAATCACAACTTAAAACTATTCAACGTATAGAACTTCTAATAGTTAAACAGTGGCAAGAATGGAAAATATTCAAATGATAAGAAAACTAAGCCTCGGCCAAAATTAAGGAGAGAATGGAGACAACCAGGTAGGtagattagtttttttggggCTAATTGaggacttttttatatttttatacatatacaaaatactagtatacataattttttttaccaaaataacTTGGGTATATATGAATAGCGTTGACTATATGGTGGGCTCCCCTCCCCAAGAATCAATGCAATTTGGAGCGAGTAGCGACCTGCATGGTGGAGCTTGATGAGATTCGAAAAATGGCTCAATTTTCCATTCTTTGGTCGCGTTCTTTCGTCAATATAactaaaccatttttttcgtttttcgcATGCAGGcttcataaattattaaatgatatgttttttatacgaaagctttatatagaaattgattTCAAGAATCGTATCaatccattttaaaatttcttatagCTAAATGAATAATTTTGTCGCACACGCCTTTGCTGCTTTGCTGTAGTGCGGGCCTCCCGTGGGTCGGCGGTCAGGGCAGCACCGCCTCTGCCGTCGGTGCTGGTAGGATGCCAGAGCGGCGAGATttctgcacgcacgcacacatAGGTTAGGTTAAGGTTACTGCCGCCGTCGTGAAATTGCGCTGGCTCGCTCTCTACTGACGCCTAGCTAGACCAACCCAACTGTTTCGGACGCCTAGCTAGACCAACCCAACTGTTTCGTATTGGATTAGATTTGCTTGTGTTGAGTGTGAATGTCTTATGGTATTTGATCAATCGATACCTATAGATATTTTCTGATACATCAACCTTTTGATAACATGTGATACCACTTAGAACCTAATGGTTTGACCTTTCTAGTATCTTTTGTATCATCTGACACCTGATCCAAGTTTTCATATGGGATCAAGTAATACCTATCGATACTTATTGACACATGCTGATATTATATGATACCATTTAAAACAGAATGTGATACTATGTAGTCTCATGTCACATAATAGTTGTGCATGGTGAGTTACCATGGCTAGGGAGCGATGCGAGGCGCGACGGAGCGAGGAAGTGTGGCGGTGCGCGGTGCGGAGGAGACGCACTGTGCGAAGGAGGCACACACATTATTTATGCCATACATATTGTATGCCGTATGCTCACAAATGATACTtcctctatttcaaaatataaggccATCACAATATGCTTAAAAAGTAGTCCatagagaataaaaaaatttaagtaaaATGCACAGCCGGACCTTAAACTTGTCTAGCTATGTCACTTGGGTCCCTCAACTCTCAAAGCATGGATTACTCCTCCCTAATCTTAATTTGGGTCACATTAGAGGTCCAACCGGTCTAAACCCGCTACCCGAGCTGATGTGGCATGTCCTACGTGTAAAGGCCATGCATGGATTTGTATTAGCGGGCAGTTGAGGCGTAATTAATTTGCAGTTAGACCCTTGTGCTTCTGATTGGCGTTTTTGCATGTACGATCTCTGCCAATGGTGTTGCCTGTACTTAGTTAGTACTTGACAACAAATTGATCAGCTAGTCTTGATAAATTAGATgtagtatttatatttatttatgtaattccATTTTCATCCTAAATCAATGTGATATATAATTTCAGACATcatgattaataaatttagaattattaGTTCATCAAATTGGTAAATCGGTGTTCCTTGATTAATGCAGATGTAAAGATGAGGCATCAAATAATCAATTGACAAGTTTAAACAGTATGTAATGGTAGCTTAGCAACGTGATATTTTCATGAGTACAAAATCAACTATCTTAGTATTTTCACTTGCACAAACTTTCAGTCATTCACCAAAGCCTCTTCAGTTTGCATAGAACTCCAACTTCAATATTGTGGTCAGCTGGTTCCAGGTGCAAGTCCAGTCTTCTTGGTTCTTTGTGGTCCAGTTCTCTTCTTGGTTTCTACTGCACTATTATTCTGAGCCACTTTTCTCTTCTTCGTAGCAGCAGCTTTGACTTCCTTGGAGCATGTTGTAAGTGGAGCAGGCTTTGCTGGGGGTCTGTTGTCAAGGATGAATTGGGAGTCTGGCAATGGCCCTTGAGGTTGAGATAGCACACTGGACTGAGAAGCCTACATCATTGTGCAGAGCTccattataatttttgcaTATCAGTTAAATTTAGAGACAAGCAAATATAAAGTACCTCTCCCACCATCTCTGTGTAAACATAGTGCTACTAAGTTGTGACATCAACTGAGAGCCAACAAAATCCTGATGTATGACATcctataaaaatgaatttatatttttagacaaaAACAATGAACATGAATTAGAGAGTTTGCACATAGGAAGTTTAGTACCTGAGACATGACATTTACAGGGTCATCACTTGGTGGTTCAGATAGCTGTTGTTCTGCtgcaaccattttttttgcatcttcAGAGCTGATGCCATCCTTTTTCAGCTTGCAACCTTTTGAGTTATGCCCAGATCCTTTACAATGGCTACAAGTAATAACCGCACCATGCTTTGTCAACTTTGGTCCATTTTTCCCTTGCACTTCATATGGTTGCTTTcttctcgactttggtggccGGCCAACCTTCTTCTCATACATTGGAGGCTGAATCTCAGGTCCATTCACATTCTCCCACTGGCTTTGATCACTGCAGGGCCATATATTAAAACCATATGCTCTGCTAAATGCCTCAGTGGAGTAGCATTCAGGCAATACACTCTCAGCTGGGATTCTTTCATGTCTTAGACAAGATATAGCATGATTACAAGGGATACCTGTCAGGTTCCATCGCCTGCAATCACAACTCTTAGCAATGATGTCAACTCTAAACTGAAAGTCCCTTTCTTGAACTTGGAAGATTCCTTGTCCTGCTGGCAGGGCATAGCACAGATTTGCTGCATCAGCATTCTTTAGCACCTTCTTCCTAATTTTTGGACAAACAGTTCCTTGCATTTTTTCTACTAGCTCCTTTTGCTTGTTGTAGTGTCGAGTCATGATTtgtccttttattttctcaaaCATACTCAGTATGGGCAATTCTCTAGCATCTAATATGTACTTTTTGAATACCTCACAGTTGTTGTTCAACAAGATATCACACTTTGTGTATTCAGAGAAAAATGCCTTTACCCATGTACTTGGTGGCATCTTTTCAAGCCACTCATGAGCCTCCTGGTTAATTGCCTTCATCTTCTCCATGTTGGTGTTCCACTCTTGAACTGAAGAAGACCGAGCACAAGCCCACAATTGATTCTTCAAGACCTCTCCCTTAAACCGACCTTGAAAATTGGAATATAGATGCCTCACACAAAACCTATGCTCAGTCTGGAAAAACATGTTGTACTGCTGGAATTAATCCCTGTGAGAATCAATGAAAACCATACGGTTAGTGCATATAGAAtcagagaaaataataaagtgACATAGCAtgttcagttaaaaaaaatattgattaagAATCACACCTTCTGTTTATCTGTCATTATGGTCCAAGGAGAAGTATTGTCAATACCAAGATCTTGGACAAGTGTTTCTAAAAACAATTTCCATGTAACTAGAGACTCCACTTCGACTACAGCCATTGCAATAGGATATATGCAGTCATTTGGATCCATCCCAATAGCAGTTAACAATTGCCCCCCAAATTTAGTCTTAATATGGCACCCATCCAAACATATTATAGGCCTGCATCCACTAAGAAGCCTTCTTTTGCAGGCATCAAGTGACATGTAGCACTGACTGAACAAACTACCCTTAAGCTTTAAGTAGAATGTTGAGCCAGGGTTGCTTTTTCTAATTTCATTTCCATAATCCCATAGTTTATTGTACTGTTGCACCTCATCTCCATAAATTGCTTTCATGGCAATCCTTCTAGCTCTAGCTAGTTTACTCCTTGAAGGTGTCAAGTTCCATTCTTTTTGTACTGTCCTT contains the following coding sequences:
- the LOC121054682 gene encoding uncharacterized protein LOC121054682; the protein is MASTVGKHKNLVVYFDHDDSCISFDWDDIIGNPATYLPKVINPKEDNHVPKKDGEKLPGFYRNLETNMEHDEQVKASEDNDKSNTDSESDIDYEDFLDSDYELEDGDDDLFAYYVDETVDGEEVVKGDKISKGKKAKGSILKVQAKRCDDSSEDEDLEIPEDGGDGGVRLKFRSWREEDINNPTFRVGLVFPSVQALRVAIAEYAVRNRVQIKMPRNDKQRIRAHCSEGCSWNLFASEDSRAKAFVVKTYFGEHNCPREWVIKQCTAKWLAQKYIESFRADDKMSLTNFSRTVQKEWNLTPSRSKLARARRIAMKAIYGDEVQQYNKLWDYGNEIRKSNPGSTFYLKLKGSLFSQCYMSLDACKRRLLSGCRPIICLDGCHIKTKFGGQLLTAIGMDPNDCIYPIAMAVVEVESLVTWKLFLETLVQDLGIDNTSPWTIMTDKQKYNMFFQTEHRFCVRHLYSNFQGRFKGEVLKNQLWACARSSSVQEWNTNMEKMKAINQEAHEWLEKMPPSTWVKAFFSEYTKCDILLNNNCEVFKKYILDARELPILSMFEKIKGQIMTRHYNKQKELVEKMQGTVCPKIRKKVLKNADAANLCYALPAGQGIFQVQERDFQFRVDIIAKSCDCRRWNLTGIPCNHAISCLRHERIPAESVLPECYSTEAFSRAYGFNIWPCSDQSQWENVNGPEIQPPMYEKKVGRPPKSRRKQPYEVQGKNGPKLTKHGAVITCSHCKGSGHNSKGCKLKKDGISSEDAKKMVAAEQQLSEPPSDDPVNVMSQASQSSVLSQPQGPLPDSQFILDNRPPAKPAPLTTCSKEVKAAATKKRKVAQNNSAVETKKRTGPQRTKKTGLAPGTS